CACTGAGCTGCGCACAGCCAGCACTCCATAACCCTGAGCCCGTCGCTCTCCCGGAGCTGGGCCATGTGGGGCTTGGCGGCACACACGGGACATGTGCTCCCGGACCACAGGTGAGTGTCCCGGTCCCCTATCATGGACCGGGCGGCCCCACGGAAGAAAGGATGCATGACAGCCCAGAGCAAAAACTGGGCGACATCCGGGGATAGGCCCGTCGACTCGCGGAGGCGTTTTGCCCAAACCCGAGGAGCCCCAGCAAGACCATCCACGAGCTGGTCAACGTGGGCCTGGAAGAACTCCAAAACAAGTTCCGGGGCAGGCACGACCTGGGCTCCGGTGGAATCTAACAGATTCACTAAGGCCTCGACATGCCTGGCAAAGACCTCTAAGTCAGGACAAAGATCCCCGAGCAGGGCTGTCCCCTGCCTCAGAGACTGCTTCAGGTCTTCGTCTTCGGGACGGAGGCTCCCCTTCATCCTCACCTCTTCCTGCAAGGTGAAGATCCTGAGTACCAGATCCTCAACCTTCTTGAACTCCGGTCTTTCCTTGGCACACTGCCGGACCTCAGCTGTGATCTCATCCAGCGAGGCCCAACTTGGTATTGGACGCTTCATCTTCACGAAACCCACATATCCCCTTCCCTGGCTGGAGGTAAGCAGGCGGCCTCAAACCTCAGGCGAAGACCGCTTAACACACCCACACCCTGTACACCTGTTCTACCCCCAGCCCATGTTTCCTTCAAGTTGTCATGAGCTTTTTTCAACTTCCATTTCTGCCTTGCTGCTCCGTCTCCTAACCATCATGGAAGCCAGGACAATGCTGATCTCGTACAGTCCTAGCATGGGCAAAGCCATGAGCACCTGGGAGACTACATCCGGGGGAGTGAGCACCGCCGCCACGATGAATATCACCAGGATGGCAAGTCTCCTCTGCCTCCTCAGCCCCGCTGGTGTCACAATGCCTACCTGCGCCAGGAAGAGCACAACCAGGGGCAGCTGGAACACTAGGCCAAATAGGATGGTCAAGGTACCGATGAATGAGACATACTTGTCATAGGAGAACATCGCGGTCAATCCAGGCCCGGCAAAGCTCTGGAAGAACGCTATGGTGAAAGGAAGCACCACTAGGTAGGCAAAGGCAGCGCCCAGCAGGAAGAGAGTCAGGGACATGAGAACGACTAGGGCAAGGTACCTCCTCTCGTGCCTGTACAAGGCAGGCGAGACAAAGCCCCACACCTGGTAGAGAATGAAAGGCAGAGCCACGAAGAGACCAGCTATCAAAGAGATCTTCATGTTTGTGACCAGGGCCTCCGCCGGGTTTATGTAGACCAGTTCAAGGTCGCCGCCCAGCGCCCTAAGAAATGCGCTTATCCAGCCGGCGAAGCTAAAGCACGCCGTCACCGCGACGAAGTAGACGCCGCCTGCCCAGAGGAGTCTCTTCCTTAGCTCCTTGAGGTGTTCAAGCACTGAAGTCTTCTCGTTCATCCTGACCCTCTCCCGCACTGACGTAGGCTTCCCCGCCAGCAGGCTGTGCCCCTGCCCCATTACGGCCTATCTCTTTCTCGGGTTCATCCAGGAGCTGGTCCAGGCGGGGAACATTTACCTGGGCTGCCCGGGTGACCTCCTTCATACCCTCGTTCATCTCCCGCTGGATATCCTCGAAGGTCTTGTTAAACCGGGCCAGGGCCCTGCCAGCCGACCTGGCAAGGTCCGGAAGCCTCTCCGGGCCAAAAACCAGGAGGGCTACCAGAAGCACTATGAAGAGTTCTCCCATTCCTATACCCAGCATTGCAAAGCCCCCAGTAGCTAGGACCCGTGGAGCGTCCTAGAGTCTCCTTCCCGTCTTGTAAACCTCACCCTGTCTAGGTATCCCAGGAGGGGTAAGGCATACCTTCTTGAGGTGCCTAAGAGATCGCGGAAGTCCGCCACCGTCATGGGACCCTGTTCTTGTATGAAGCGCCGCACGCGGTTCTTTGCCTCCTCAACCACATCGGCGTGGAACACCATGTCATCCTCAACACGGATGAGACGCTTCTCCTCCAGGAGGAGCCGTACCACGTCCCCGGCACGCCCGCTCACGGCTGCCTGGGCCACCACCTCTGCCACTGGTGGGGGGTTGAAGCCGCCTGCCCTGAACTGCTCCTCCAGGTCCTCCTTGATCTGGCGGCCCTCCACATCCATGGATGCGGACTGGCCAGGAAGCGCCAGGACCTCCTTGTTCACCACTAGGAGGCCATCCTGTTCCATGGCGGCGGCCAGGGCAGTGAATTGCCTCTGGTCCCACCCCCTGGTGGCTTGCCCCCTCACCTCTTCCCTGGGGGCCCCGCGCCTCATGGGGTGCCTAGCGTGATACTCACCCAGAAAACACCGGATCTTCCCGGCCATTGCCTGGTATACCTCGGGATGAACCACAAGGCCGCAGTCCTTCCAAAAAAGCGCCTTACCTCGCGCGGCCAGGTGCTCCACCATCGCGGTTACCCGCTCGGGGTTCTCCGCTATGAGAAACCCCAGTGTCTGAAGACTCACAGGGCTGTTCTGGATCCGGAGCTCCACCAGCGCGGCACCGGATCCCTCAGCCTGGTCAATGAGCCTCAGCAGCTCATGGTCCATGTGGTTAAGGCGGCGGAAACGTCCCCTGGAGGTTATCACCCTCCCCCCCCCGATGGTGAGGGCAGGCGAGTAGCTCCGGACGATGAAGCGGTCTCCCTTGCTCACCGCCATGGGTTCCTCAGCCTTGAACCGCACCAAGCCTTCATCCCCGGGATCTAGCGAATCCCCCTCAAGGCTCACCAGGCGTCCCAGGACCTCCGAGGTTCCCACGTGGAGCCTTACCCTGGTGGAGCTGGCCAGTGGCCTCAAGGCCCGGGAAAGCAGGCGGAAGGTGCCCGCAAACCCCCAGGTTGGAGCCAGAGTCCCGGGCTCGGAGAGCACAGAACCCCGTCGCACCTCACCTCGCTCGACCTTGGCCAGGTTCAGGGCGACGCGCTGGCCCGCCAGGGCCCCGGGCACCCTTTTGCCGTGTACCTCTAGCTGCCTCACCTTGACGGTGAAGCCCTGGGGCATGACGTCCAGTCGCTGGCCATCCACAATCTCCCCGGAAACCAGGGTACCTGTAACCACTGTTCCAAAGCCCGGCATGGTGAATACCCTGTCAACGGGGAGGCGCGCCACCCCCTCAGACGTCCTGGCCAGGGCTTCCGAGACCACCTTACCTATGGCCTTCCTCAGTTCTTCAAGGCCCTCCCCGGTCACCGCCGATACCTGTATCACCGGTGAGCCCTCCAGGGTGGTACCCGCCAGGAGGTTATGGATCTCGTCCATTACAATGCAAGCCCACTCATCGTCCACGAGGTCTCGCTTCGTCACGGCAACGATGCCCCGGCTAACCCCAAGGAGATCCAGGATGTCCAGGTGTTCCCTGGTCTGGGGCATGGGGCCCTCGTCCGCAGCCACCACCAGGAGGGCCAGGTCGATCCCGCTCACGCCAGCCAGCATGTTCTTGATGAACCGTTCATGGCCAGGCACATCCACTATAGCCACGGGGACGCCGTCTATGTCCATGTGGGCAAAGCCCAGGTCAATGGATATCCCGCGCTCTTTCTCCTGGGGCAGGCGGTCCGTTTCCTGCCCGGTCAAGGCATTGACCAGGGCAGTCTTGCCGTGGTCGATGTGGCCTGCGGTTCCCACTACGAAGTGGCGTCCTGAGTCCAACGTGTCTCCTCCCCGCCCGGTCCACCCATAGAACAGCCCACAGCCCTTGGCTGCAGGCCGCGGTTTAAGGCCCCGCATCTAACGGAAGGAACGACATGATCCGGGCCAGAACCTCAAGCGTCCTTCTCGGCGGGCTTAGACTCCTCCTTATCGGAAGTACCCTTCTTGAACTCGCCGATGGCCTTCCCCAGAGCCTTCCCAACATCGGGGAGCTTGCCTGGTCCGAAGACTATCAAGGCAATAACCAGGATTATCACCAATTCCGTCCAACCGAACCTGCCAAGCACGTCTTTACACCTCCGAGATATTCAAGATGGTCGCTGGCGCCTCGAATTCAAACGCCCAAGTACCCAAAGGTTCCTTTACCGCACTGCCAGCCACTATGACCGGCGCCATTCTTGTCAACATAAGCATAACACTACTGGGACCGGGTGTAAACAAGCCCGGACACTAAGGCAGAATGTTCCCAAAATGGGCATCCACGGGCACCTCTCCCCTCGAGACACACGACCCCAGGCAATGATGCCCCACAGCAAGCCCGGGCCCCTCTAGGCCCGGGCTTTTACTCGAATCCCTTGCCCGCCATCAAGCCTCTCCCTCTGTCTCCGCTTCCTTCCTCGCGATTTC
The Bacillota bacterium DNA segment above includes these coding regions:
- a CDS encoding formate dehydrogenase accessory protein FdhE; the encoded protein is MGFVKMKRPIPSWASLDEITAEVRQCAKERPEFKKVEDLVLRIFTLQEEVRMKGSLRPEDEDLKQSLRQGTALLGDLCPDLEVFARHVEALVNLLDSTGAQVVPAPELVLEFFQAHVDQLVDGLAGAPRVWAKRLRESTGLSPDVAQFLLWAVMHPFFRGAARSMIGDRDTHLWSGSTCPVCAAKPHMAQLRESDGLRVMECWLCAAQWEYPRIRCPFCGNEDQETLGFFHLEGDEGCRVQVCDSCKRYLKVFDARVLDREVVLSVQHLATLGHDAVAREEGYLPGSSLVLVPEIGEMEEAEETTERGENG
- the tatC gene encoding twin-arginine translocase subunit TatC; protein product: MNEKTSVLEHLKELRKRLLWAGGVYFVAVTACFSFAGWISAFLRALGGDLELVYINPAEALVTNMKISLIAGLFVALPFILYQVWGFVSPALYRHERRYLALVVLMSLTLFLLGAAFAYLVVLPFTIAFFQSFAGPGLTAMFSYDKYVSFIGTLTILFGLVFQLPLVVLFLAQVGIVTPAGLRRQRRLAILVIFIVAAVLTPPDVVSQVLMALPMLGLYEISIVLASMMVRRRSSKAEMEVEKSS
- a CDS encoding twin-arginine translocase TatA/TatE family subunit — translated: MLGIGMGELFIVLLVALLVFGPERLPDLARSAGRALARFNKTFEDIQREMNEGMKEVTRAAQVNVPRLDQLLDEPEKEIGRNGAGAQPAGGEAYVSAGEGQDEREDFSA
- the selB gene encoding selenocysteine-specific translation elongation factor; the encoded protein is MDSGRHFVVGTAGHIDHGKTALVNALTGQETDRLPQEKERGISIDLGFAHMDIDGVPVAIVDVPGHERFIKNMLAGVSGIDLALLVVAADEGPMPQTREHLDILDLLGVSRGIVAVTKRDLVDDEWACIVMDEIHNLLAGTTLEGSPVIQVSAVTGEGLEELRKAIGKVVSEALARTSEGVARLPVDRVFTMPGFGTVVTGTLVSGEIVDGQRLDVMPQGFTVKVRQLEVHGKRVPGALAGQRVALNLAKVERGEVRRGSVLSEPGTLAPTWGFAGTFRLLSRALRPLASSTRVRLHVGTSEVLGRLVSLEGDSLDPGDEGLVRFKAEEPMAVSKGDRFIVRSYSPALTIGGGRVITSRGRFRRLNHMDHELLRLIDQAEGSGAALVELRIQNSPVSLQTLGFLIAENPERVTAMVEHLAARGKALFWKDCGLVVHPEVYQAMAGKIRCFLGEYHARHPMRRGAPREEVRGQATRGWDQRQFTALAAAMEQDGLLVVNKEVLALPGQSASMDVEGRQIKEDLEEQFRAGGFNPPPVAEVVAQAAVSGRAGDVVRLLLEEKRLIRVEDDMVFHADVVEEAKNRVRRFIQEQGPMTVADFRDLLGTSRRYALPLLGYLDRVRFTRREGDSRTLHGS
- a CDS encoding twin-arginine translocase TatA/TatE family subunit; amino-acid sequence: MLGRFGWTELVIILVIALIVFGPGKLPDVGKALGKAIGEFKKGTSDKEESKPAEKDA